Proteins from a genomic interval of Hippocampus zosterae strain Florida chromosome 14, ASM2543408v3, whole genome shotgun sequence:
- the cep170ba gene encoding centrosomal protein of 170 kDa protein B isoform X10 gives MSVTSWFLISSSGTRHRLPREMIFVGRDDCELMLQSRSVDKQHAVINYDPNADEHMVKDLGSLNGTFVNDLRIPDQTYITLKLSDVIRFGYDAHVYILEKSQHKVPEEALKHEKYTSQLQLGLKALEARVKDKQHVRSPEKSKEAVSNVKLPQKSERKALSLTVSTDKPISKPTPLYGQPSWWGEDEDPATKIHNRSGKATDLQTSESVQEVSRYALGGSLSEKQAKSIFSYRQEPSYFEIPRKEFQQRLSKKPELQLQEVPTKDTQDPSDHVPSTPTPPVVQSHASFTIEFDECTPGKMKIKDHVTKFSFRQQRKPPATEAVTTPTEVMSPECKVADWLVQSTANMTRRRSQGENIFSDINDPSLLMKTKANHYENVADIGLEDLTINEQSLLQSQTPTGYPQSSPRPQRASPPQRFTDSEQPSSYSPPQSQSGTGKADPHRAFVIEFYDGHSDDNPRRKRSQTPPSEPSNLRNQLEKARKSTSPAGEKQVCRTPPSQRYTIPLKGPASTDSPRPGSLRREKTEERLCTGFSSRSSSAISGRPFSSVGRRSKLAKEFKAEWLKQTQQTSSSSEDIKTFSLPTKPETETSEVSLPDQTLTSPDGVDPSLLPKTSSPIHQPVPLEVPKMPLVCQNGDAKVTHGGPRNVEEDTLSDAGTYTIEADDPDKELEEARNKIEKVFGVVENPEGTNHSEADTSATFRPLIVEGRELHRQSNSEKVETAGALIQGAPKWMSCWASLVDVETGPSSGHFERSSRMELSGGDVNNCLSVARTAIASKLVQNNDFGSEDSRARRIVAEKSDVPVPSIQIQHDPHLTFNVEESSLVATSSHDGVQRLSVQDDVEPDSLSDASKSDDGSVVEQRRRPPSITEKTTNEDEVRQSDKSKTFYSELEDDTPETEYGASQLPDDTLEKTEKKRSTKTFSTATLTKRRGSQESGKARPPMSASILVQDTPSSESTSASSFVRQESFTKEEPSSARLPNISSLGDPEPDLFQRTCSQDTHSYLKETEDVLAVLEAKIQAGQSETTPSPIPDSLSGESDVDSSSTLSQQSNRLRSNPLTKKPPLSGLQRETSSPSLSSHYSTHRLEKSEPLRGPTGLRRSIGKSGSVDLSDDLQSSNVKSSRVTQNSSRVNSFSAPRPTRASMLRRARLGEASDNETTETDRLSKEAANVPTKETKKLSRWDMLAMPRRRTSSFHTPSDTENSSAPQWAGKSTALPSRSTESGSISGYKASSLGPKPGEKPLKTSLAKTLITRGRSSSAKYASSTASSRRRQKGCGYTSTSDEEYDSNQNTPKHKRSQPSSASQSPHRIARSRPMPLLRPNPCNKDSEENQDGESLSNWSTHSAEIARLSQDLAKDLAILAREIHDVTGEGGPPNLTAERSAPVSAVTAHEKVTVEDPMLNPVLQVIMAIRENTEQLSEKIKMDLWEQIEAEVNTDSDGLVVKASNKDITSILKELRRVQRQVEIINTVMGPSWQPDARSSEPEVTSSLAGRVSRAAASRDWRTVHSVSKRGGGQRPGESVRRAAVTPEDLREGRLV, from the exons ATGAGCGTGACGTCGTGGTTTCTCATCAGCAGCTCGGGCACGCGCCACCGGTTGCCACGGGAGATGATCTTTGTTGGTCGGGACGACTGCGAGCTCATGCTGCAG TCTCGAAGTGTGGACAAACAGCACGCTGTGATCAACTACGACCCAAACGCAGATGAGCACATGGTGAAGGATCTGGGTAGCTTGAACGGG ACGTTCGTGAATGACCTTAGAATTCCGGACCAGACGTACATCACCCTCAAGCTTTCCGATGTCATTCGCTTTGGTTATGAT GCTCACGTATATATCTTGGAGAAGAGTCAACACAAGGTGCCAGAGGAGGCTCTTAAG CATGAGAAGTACACCAGCCAGTTGCAGCTCGGTCTCAAAGCCCTCGAGGCCCGCGTGAAGGACAAGCAGCACGTTCGCAGCCCGGAGAAGAGCAAAGAGGCTGTTTCCAATGTCAAGCTACCTCAGAAGAGCGAACGTAAAGCGCTTTCGCTTACAG TTTCTACAGATAAACCGATCTCCAAGCCAACTCCTCTTTATGGCCAACCATCCTGGTGGGGAGAGGATGAGGATCCAGCCACTAAAATCCACAACCGAAGCGGAAAAGCCACCGACCTTCAGACTTCAG AATCTGTCCAAGAAGTTTCCAGATATGCGCTCGGCGGTTCTTTGTCTGAGAAACAGGCGAAGTCCATCTTCTCCTACCGCCAGGAGCCCAGTTACTTCGAGATTCCCAGAAAAGAGTTCCAGCAGCGGCTTTCCAAGAAACCAGAGTTGCAACTTCAGGAGGTTCCAACAAAGGACACTCAAGATCCCTCTGACCATGTCCCATCCACCCCCACTCCTCCCGTGGTCCAAAGCCACGCCTCTTTCACTATCGAATTTGATGAATGCACCCCAGGCAAAATGAAGATCAAGGACCATGTCACAAAGTTCTCCTTCCGTCAGCAGCGGAAGCCTCCTGCCACTGAGGCTGTGACCACACCCACCGAGGTGATGTCACCTGAATGTAAGGTTGCTGACTGGCTGGTTCAAAGCACCGCTAACATGACGAGGAGAAGGTCACAGGGTGAAAACATCTTCAGCGACATTAATGATCCGTCGCTTCTGATGAAGACCAAGG CAAACCACTATGAAAATGTCGCTGACATTGGTTTGGAAGATCTCACGATCAATGAACAAAGTTTGCTGCAGTCACAAACTCCAACCGGCTACCCCCAGAGTTCACCTCGGCCACAGAGAGCCTCCCCCCCTCAGCGCTTCactgactcagagcagccatcCTCCTACTCTCCTCCGCAGTCTCAATCCGGCACTGGCAAGGCCGATCCTCACCGAGCATTTGTCATAGAATTTTATGACGGACATTCCGATGATAACCCCCGAAGGAAACGTTCCCAGACCCCCCCGTCGGAACCTTCAAATCTCAGGAACCAGCTTGAAAAGGCCAGAAAAAGCACAAGTCCGGCTGGTGAGAAGCAAGTCTGTCGCACTCCCCCATCCCAACGGTACACGATTCCCCTCAAAGGGCCCGCTTCCACTGATTCTCCGAGACCTGGCTCCCTACGACGGGAAAAAACGGAAGAACGACTTTGCACCGGTTTTTCATCACGGTCATCATCCGCCATTTCCGGAAGGCCTTTTAGCAGTGTGGGCCGAAGATCCAAACTGGCAAAGGAATTTAAAGCGGAATGGCTCAAACAGACACAGCAGACGTCTTCTTCCAGCGAGGACATAAAAACATTTAGTCTACCGACAAAACCTGAAACTGAAACATCAGAAGTCTCACTGCCTGACCAGACCCTCACCAGCCCTGATGGGGTCGATCCTTCCCTTCTACCCAAGACATCCTCTCCGATCCACCAACCAGTTCCCCTCGAGGTGCCGAAGATGCCGCTCGTGTGTCAGAACGGAGATGCCAAGGTGACCCACGGCGGCCCGAGAAATGTAGAAGAGGACACTTTGAGTGATGCGGGAACCTACACCATTGAGGCAGATGACCCGGATAAGGAGCTCGAAGAGGCCCGCAACAAGATTGAAAAG GTGTTTGGTGTTGTTGAGAATCCAGAGGGAACCAATCACAGTGAAGCAGATACATCAGCAACATTTAGGCCTCTTATTGTTGAGGGCAGGGAGCTGCATAGGCAGAGTAACAGTGAGAAG GTTGAGACGGCAGGTGCATTGATACAGGGGGCTCCGAAATGGATGTCTTGCTGGGCGAGCTTGGTCGACGTGGAGACTGGCCCTTCGTCTGGGCACTTTGAGAGGTCGTCCCGGATGGAGCTGTCGGGAGGCG ACGTTAACAATTGTTTGTCTGTAGCAAGGACCGCAATCGCGAGCAAACTCGTCCAAAATAACGACTTCGGCTCCGAAGACTCGAGAGCCCGACGTATCGTGGCGGAGAAGAGTGATGTTCCAGTTCCCAGCATTCAAATCCAACATGATCCACATTTAACATTTAATGTGGAGGAAAGCAGCTTAGTGGCCACAAGCTCTCACGATGGCGTTCAGAGATTGTCAGTGCAGGATGACGTGGAGCCCGATAGCCTGAGTGATGCCAGCAAGTCTGACGACGGTTCCGTCGTAGAACAGCGGAGGAGGCCGCCGTCAATCACagaaaagacaacaaatgaGGACGAGGTCAGACAGTCTGATAAATCAAAAACGTTCTACAGCGAGTTAGAGGACGACACCCCCGAAACAGAATACGGAGCCTCACAACTCCCAGACGACACTCTtgaaaaaactgagaaaaaacgGTCAACCAAAACCTTTTCAACAGCTACTTTGACCAAGCGTAGAGGGAGCCAGGAGTCAGGCAAAGCCCGGCCCCCCATGTCTGCTTCGATTCTGGTCCAAGACACACCGAGCTCCGAGTCCACCTCGGCGTCCTCCTTTGTCAGACAAGAGAGCTTCACCAAGGAGGAGCCGAGCAGTGCCAGGCTGCCCAACATCTCTTCTCTCGGAGACCCCGAGCCTGACTTATTCCAGCGAACCTGCAGCCAGGACACCCATTCTTACCTCAAGGAGACTGAGGATGTCCTGGCTGTTCTGGAGGCCAAGATCCAAGCGGGCCAGTCTGAAACCACCCCATCTCCCATTCCAGACTCCCTCTCAGGGGAGTCTGATGTGGATTCCTCAAGTACGCTCAGCCAGCAGAGCAATAGACTCAGGAGCAACCCGCTGACTAAAAAACCTCCGCTGAGTGGTCTCCAAAGGGAGACCTCGTCACCTAGTTTATCTAGTCACTACTCAACCCATCGACTAGAAAAGAGCGAGCCCCTCAGGGGACCAACCGGACTAAGGCGTAGTATTGGCAAATCTGGATCTGTGGACTTGAGTGATGACCTTCAGAGCTCCAACGTTAAGAGTTCAAGGGTGACGCAAAATTCTAGCCGCGTCAATAGCTTTTCAGCACCGAGACCCACCCGGGCATCGATGCTCCGGCGAGCACGCCTCGGTGAAGCCTCTGACAACGAGACCACAGAGACAGACCGACTCTCCAAGGAGGCGGCTAATGTCCCCACGAAGGAAACCAAAAAACTCTCCAGGTGGGATATGCTGGCCATGCCTCGCCGGCGGACAAGCTCCTTCCACACACCCAGTGACACGGAGAACTCCTCCGCCCCGCAGTGGGCGGGAAAGAGCACAGCGCTCCCAAGCCGTAGTACAGAGTCTGGCAGCATCTCCGGTTACAAGGCATCGTCTCTCGGGCCAAAACCTGGCGAAAAGCCACTGAAAACCTCCCTCGCAAAAACACTCATCACTCGCGGACGCTCCAGCAGTGCCAAATATGCCAGCAGCACAGCAA GCTCCCGGAGACGACAGAAAGGTTGTGGCTATACCTCCACGTCAGATGAGGAGTACGACTCCAATCAAAACACTCCTAAACACAAACGCTCCCAACCTTCCTCAGCCTCCCAAAGTCCGCACCGCATTGCTCGGTCCCGCCCGATGCCCCTGCTGCGCCCCAACCCATGTAACAAGGATTCTGAGGAGAACCAGGATGGGGAGAGCTTGAGCAACTGGTCCACCCACAGTGCCGAGATTGCACG CTTGAGTCAAGACCTTGCCAAAGATCTTGCCATCTTGGCCCGAGAGATTCATGACGTTACAGGAGAAGGTGGCCCGCCGAATTTGACGGCGGAGAGAAGCGCACCCGTTTCTGCAGTGACGGCTCATGAAAAG GTCACTGTGGAGGATCCCATGCTGAACCCGGTGTTGCAGGTCATCATGGCCATCAGGGAGAACACGGAGCAGCTTTCTGAGAAGATCAA GATGGATCTCTGGGAACAAATAGAGGCTGAAGTTAATACGGACAGTGATGGACTTGTTGTCAAAGCATCCAACAAG gatATTACATCTATTTTGAAAGAACTAAGGAGAGTCCAAAGACAAGTTGAGA TCATCAATACGGTCATGGGGCCCAGTTGGCAGCCAGACGCTCGGTCCTCTGAGCCCGAGGTCACCTCCTCACTCGCGGGTCGCGTTTCCAGAGCCGCAGCCTCACGGGACTGGCGTACGGTCCACTCCGTCTCCAAGCGAGGTGGCGGTcagaggcccggggagagcgtGCGGAGGGCCGCCGTGACGCCAGAAGATCTCCGAGAGGGACGCTTGGTTTGA
- the cep170ba gene encoding centrosomal protein of 170 kDa protein B isoform X3 gives MSVTSWFLISSSGTRHRLPREMIFVGRDDCELMLQSRSVDKQHAVINYDPNADEHMVKDLGSLNGTFVNDLRIPDQTYITLKLSDVIRFGYDAHVYILEKSQHKVPEEALKHEKYTSQLQLGLKALEARVKDKQHVRSPEKSKEAVSNVKLPQKSERKALSLTVSTDKPISKPTPLYGQPSWWGEDEDPATKIHNRSGKATDLQTSESVQEVSRYALGGSLSEKQAKSIFSYRQEPSYFEIPRKEFQQRLSKKPELQLQEVPTKDTQDPSDHVPSTPTPPVVQSHASFTIEFDECTPGKMKIKDHVTKFSFRQQRKPPATEAVTTPTEVMSPECKVADWLVQSTANMTRRRSQGENIFSDINDPSLLMKTKANHYENVADIGLEDLTINEQSLLQSQTPTGYPQSSPRPQRASPPQRFTDSEQPSSYSPPQSQSGTGKADPHRAFVIEFYDGHSDDNPRRKRSQTPPSEPSNLRNQLEKARKSTSPAGEKQVCRTPPSQRYTIPLKGPASTDSPRPGSLRREKTEERLCTGFSSRSSSAISGRPFSSVGRRSKLAKEFKAEWLKQTQQTSSSSEDIKTFSLPTKPETETSEVSLPDQTLTSPDGVDPSLLPKTSSPIHQPVPLEVPKMPLVCQNGDAKVTHGGPRNVEEDTLSDAGTYTIEADDPDKELEEARNKIEKVFGVVENPEGTNHSEADTSATFRPLIVEGRELHRQSNSEKVETAGALIQGAPKWMSCWASLVDVETGPSSGHFERSSRMELSGGDVNNCLSVARTAIASKLVQNNDFGSEDSRARRIVAEKSDVPVPSIQIQHDPHLTFNVEESSLVATSSHDGVQRLSVQDDVEPDSLSDASKSDDGSVVEQRRRPPSITEKTTNEDEVRQSDKSKTFYSELEDDTPETEYGASQLPDDTLEKTEKKRSTKTFSTATLTKRRGSQESGKARPPMSASILVQDTPSSESTSASSFVRQESFTKEEPSSARLPNISSLGDPEPDLFQRTCSQDTHSYLKETEDVLAVLEAKIQAGQSETTPSPIPDSLSGESDVDSSSTLSQQSNRLRSNPLTKKPPLSGLQRETSSPSLSSHYSTHRLEKSEPLRGPTGLRRSIGKSGSVDLSDDLQSSNVKSSRVTQNSSRVNSFSAPRPTRASMLRRARLGEASDNETTETDRLSKEAANVPTKETKKLSRWDMLAMPRRRTSSFHTPSDTENSSAPQWAGKSTALPSRSTESGSISGYKASSLGPKPGEKPLKTSLAKTLITRGRSSSAKYASSTASSRRRQKGCGYTSTSDEEYDSNQNTPKHKRSQPSSASQSPHRIARSRPMPLLRPNPCNKDSEENQDGESLSNWSTHSAEIARLSQDLAKDLAILAREIHDVTGEGGPPNLTAERSAPVSAVTAHEKLVQRIPEMGLNYQRVPPSSSSTAESSLPSSDPDLNSTLQPHSREEVTVEDPMLNPVLQVIMAIRENTEQLSEKIKMDLWEQIEAEVNTDSDGLVVKASNKDITSILKELRRVQRQVEIINTVMGPSWQPDARSSEPEVTSSLAGRVSRAAASRDWRTVHSVSKRGGGQRPGESVRRAAVTPEDLREGRLV, from the exons ATGAGCGTGACGTCGTGGTTTCTCATCAGCAGCTCGGGCACGCGCCACCGGTTGCCACGGGAGATGATCTTTGTTGGTCGGGACGACTGCGAGCTCATGCTGCAG TCTCGAAGTGTGGACAAACAGCACGCTGTGATCAACTACGACCCAAACGCAGATGAGCACATGGTGAAGGATCTGGGTAGCTTGAACGGG ACGTTCGTGAATGACCTTAGAATTCCGGACCAGACGTACATCACCCTCAAGCTTTCCGATGTCATTCGCTTTGGTTATGAT GCTCACGTATATATCTTGGAGAAGAGTCAACACAAGGTGCCAGAGGAGGCTCTTAAG CATGAGAAGTACACCAGCCAGTTGCAGCTCGGTCTCAAAGCCCTCGAGGCCCGCGTGAAGGACAAGCAGCACGTTCGCAGCCCGGAGAAGAGCAAAGAGGCTGTTTCCAATGTCAAGCTACCTCAGAAGAGCGAACGTAAAGCGCTTTCGCTTACAG TTTCTACAGATAAACCGATCTCCAAGCCAACTCCTCTTTATGGCCAACCATCCTGGTGGGGAGAGGATGAGGATCCAGCCACTAAAATCCACAACCGAAGCGGAAAAGCCACCGACCTTCAGACTTCAG AATCTGTCCAAGAAGTTTCCAGATATGCGCTCGGCGGTTCTTTGTCTGAGAAACAGGCGAAGTCCATCTTCTCCTACCGCCAGGAGCCCAGTTACTTCGAGATTCCCAGAAAAGAGTTCCAGCAGCGGCTTTCCAAGAAACCAGAGTTGCAACTTCAGGAGGTTCCAACAAAGGACACTCAAGATCCCTCTGACCATGTCCCATCCACCCCCACTCCTCCCGTGGTCCAAAGCCACGCCTCTTTCACTATCGAATTTGATGAATGCACCCCAGGCAAAATGAAGATCAAGGACCATGTCACAAAGTTCTCCTTCCGTCAGCAGCGGAAGCCTCCTGCCACTGAGGCTGTGACCACACCCACCGAGGTGATGTCACCTGAATGTAAGGTTGCTGACTGGCTGGTTCAAAGCACCGCTAACATGACGAGGAGAAGGTCACAGGGTGAAAACATCTTCAGCGACATTAATGATCCGTCGCTTCTGATGAAGACCAAGG CAAACCACTATGAAAATGTCGCTGACATTGGTTTGGAAGATCTCACGATCAATGAACAAAGTTTGCTGCAGTCACAAACTCCAACCGGCTACCCCCAGAGTTCACCTCGGCCACAGAGAGCCTCCCCCCCTCAGCGCTTCactgactcagagcagccatcCTCCTACTCTCCTCCGCAGTCTCAATCCGGCACTGGCAAGGCCGATCCTCACCGAGCATTTGTCATAGAATTTTATGACGGACATTCCGATGATAACCCCCGAAGGAAACGTTCCCAGACCCCCCCGTCGGAACCTTCAAATCTCAGGAACCAGCTTGAAAAGGCCAGAAAAAGCACAAGTCCGGCTGGTGAGAAGCAAGTCTGTCGCACTCCCCCATCCCAACGGTACACGATTCCCCTCAAAGGGCCCGCTTCCACTGATTCTCCGAGACCTGGCTCCCTACGACGGGAAAAAACGGAAGAACGACTTTGCACCGGTTTTTCATCACGGTCATCATCCGCCATTTCCGGAAGGCCTTTTAGCAGTGTGGGCCGAAGATCCAAACTGGCAAAGGAATTTAAAGCGGAATGGCTCAAACAGACACAGCAGACGTCTTCTTCCAGCGAGGACATAAAAACATTTAGTCTACCGACAAAACCTGAAACTGAAACATCAGAAGTCTCACTGCCTGACCAGACCCTCACCAGCCCTGATGGGGTCGATCCTTCCCTTCTACCCAAGACATCCTCTCCGATCCACCAACCAGTTCCCCTCGAGGTGCCGAAGATGCCGCTCGTGTGTCAGAACGGAGATGCCAAGGTGACCCACGGCGGCCCGAGAAATGTAGAAGAGGACACTTTGAGTGATGCGGGAACCTACACCATTGAGGCAGATGACCCGGATAAGGAGCTCGAAGAGGCCCGCAACAAGATTGAAAAG GTGTTTGGTGTTGTTGAGAATCCAGAGGGAACCAATCACAGTGAAGCAGATACATCAGCAACATTTAGGCCTCTTATTGTTGAGGGCAGGGAGCTGCATAGGCAGAGTAACAGTGAGAAG GTTGAGACGGCAGGTGCATTGATACAGGGGGCTCCGAAATGGATGTCTTGCTGGGCGAGCTTGGTCGACGTGGAGACTGGCCCTTCGTCTGGGCACTTTGAGAGGTCGTCCCGGATGGAGCTGTCGGGAGGCG ACGTTAACAATTGTTTGTCTGTAGCAAGGACCGCAATCGCGAGCAAACTCGTCCAAAATAACGACTTCGGCTCCGAAGACTCGAGAGCCCGACGTATCGTGGCGGAGAAGAGTGATGTTCCAGTTCCCAGCATTCAAATCCAACATGATCCACATTTAACATTTAATGTGGAGGAAAGCAGCTTAGTGGCCACAAGCTCTCACGATGGCGTTCAGAGATTGTCAGTGCAGGATGACGTGGAGCCCGATAGCCTGAGTGATGCCAGCAAGTCTGACGACGGTTCCGTCGTAGAACAGCGGAGGAGGCCGCCGTCAATCACagaaaagacaacaaatgaGGACGAGGTCAGACAGTCTGATAAATCAAAAACGTTCTACAGCGAGTTAGAGGACGACACCCCCGAAACAGAATACGGAGCCTCACAACTCCCAGACGACACTCTtgaaaaaactgagaaaaaacgGTCAACCAAAACCTTTTCAACAGCTACTTTGACCAAGCGTAGAGGGAGCCAGGAGTCAGGCAAAGCCCGGCCCCCCATGTCTGCTTCGATTCTGGTCCAAGACACACCGAGCTCCGAGTCCACCTCGGCGTCCTCCTTTGTCAGACAAGAGAGCTTCACCAAGGAGGAGCCGAGCAGTGCCAGGCTGCCCAACATCTCTTCTCTCGGAGACCCCGAGCCTGACTTATTCCAGCGAACCTGCAGCCAGGACACCCATTCTTACCTCAAGGAGACTGAGGATGTCCTGGCTGTTCTGGAGGCCAAGATCCAAGCGGGCCAGTCTGAAACCACCCCATCTCCCATTCCAGACTCCCTCTCAGGGGAGTCTGATGTGGATTCCTCAAGTACGCTCAGCCAGCAGAGCAATAGACTCAGGAGCAACCCGCTGACTAAAAAACCTCCGCTGAGTGGTCTCCAAAGGGAGACCTCGTCACCTAGTTTATCTAGTCACTACTCAACCCATCGACTAGAAAAGAGCGAGCCCCTCAGGGGACCAACCGGACTAAGGCGTAGTATTGGCAAATCTGGATCTGTGGACTTGAGTGATGACCTTCAGAGCTCCAACGTTAAGAGTTCAAGGGTGACGCAAAATTCTAGCCGCGTCAATAGCTTTTCAGCACCGAGACCCACCCGGGCATCGATGCTCCGGCGAGCACGCCTCGGTGAAGCCTCTGACAACGAGACCACAGAGACAGACCGACTCTCCAAGGAGGCGGCTAATGTCCCCACGAAGGAAACCAAAAAACTCTCCAGGTGGGATATGCTGGCCATGCCTCGCCGGCGGACAAGCTCCTTCCACACACCCAGTGACACGGAGAACTCCTCCGCCCCGCAGTGGGCGGGAAAGAGCACAGCGCTCCCAAGCCGTAGTACAGAGTCTGGCAGCATCTCCGGTTACAAGGCATCGTCTCTCGGGCCAAAACCTGGCGAAAAGCCACTGAAAACCTCCCTCGCAAAAACACTCATCACTCGCGGACGCTCCAGCAGTGCCAAATATGCCAGCAGCACAGCAA GCTCCCGGAGACGACAGAAAGGTTGTGGCTATACCTCCACGTCAGATGAGGAGTACGACTCCAATCAAAACACTCCTAAACACAAACGCTCCCAACCTTCCTCAGCCTCCCAAAGTCCGCACCGCATTGCTCGGTCCCGCCCGATGCCCCTGCTGCGCCCCAACCCATGTAACAAGGATTCTGAGGAGAACCAGGATGGGGAGAGCTTGAGCAACTGGTCCACCCACAGTGCCGAGATTGCACG CTTGAGTCAAGACCTTGCCAAAGATCTTGCCATCTTGGCCCGAGAGATTCATGACGTTACAGGAGAAGGTGGCCCGCCGAATTTGACGGCGGAGAGAAGCGCACCCGTTTCTGCAGTGACGGCTCATGAAAAG CTTGTTCAGCGTATACCAGAGATGGGGTTGAACTATCAGAGAGTCCCGCCAAGTTCTTCTTCAACAGCAGAATCTTCCCTTCCCTCAAGTGACCCGGATCTGAACTCCACTCTGCAACCTCACAGCAGAGAGGAG GTCACTGTGGAGGATCCCATGCTGAACCCGGTGTTGCAGGTCATCATGGCCATCAGGGAGAACACGGAGCAGCTTTCTGAGAAGATCAA GATGGATCTCTGGGAACAAATAGAGGCTGAAGTTAATACGGACAGTGATGGACTTGTTGTCAAAGCATCCAACAAG gatATTACATCTATTTTGAAAGAACTAAGGAGAGTCCAAAGACAAGTTGAGA TCATCAATACGGTCATGGGGCCCAGTTGGCAGCCAGACGCTCGGTCCTCTGAGCCCGAGGTCACCTCCTCACTCGCGGGTCGCGTTTCCAGAGCCGCAGCCTCACGGGACTGGCGTACGGTCCACTCCGTCTCCAAGCGAGGTGGCGGTcagaggcccggggagagcgtGCGGAGGGCCGCCGTGACGCCAGAAGATCTCCGAGAGGGACGCTTGGTTTGA